In a single window of the Candidatus Bathyarchaeota archaeon genome:
- a CDS encoding hydrogenase maturation protease, translated as MKKIAVIGVGNILMKDEGVGVHSLKKLETLKLPGNVELYEGGTRILDILPSLEGVDLIIIIDAVKFGKKPGTVNLFEVELSKNGNSKEMVSLHEMDLISSIKFAKQIYDLPEKIIIIGIEPKEVDVGIEMSEEVTRNIPEVIEKVHKTIQCYSTSAH; from the coding sequence ATGAAAAAGATCGCAGTAATAGGGGTAGGAAATATACTTATGAAGGATGAGGGTGTAGGCGTACATTCTCTGAAAAAGTTAGAAACTCTAAAACTACCCGGCAATGTTGAATTATATGAAGGTGGGACACGAATTCTTGACATTTTACCATCTCTAGAAGGAGTTGATTTAATAATCATCATAGATGCGGTAAAATTTGGTAAAAAGCCTGGGACTGTCAATTTATTTGAAGTAGAATTATCAAAGAATGGAAATTCAAAAGAGATGGTTAGCCTTCATGAAATGGATTTGATTTCTTCTATCAAATTTGCAAAACAAATCTATGATTTACCGGAAAAGATAATAATTATTGGTATAGAGCCAAAAGAAGTTGATGTTGGCATTGAAATGTCTGAAGAGGTAACTAGAAACATACCTGAAGTGATAGAGAAAGTCCATAAAACTATACAATGCTACAGTACTAGTGCGCACTAA
- a CDS encoding DsrE/DsrF/DrsH-like family protein → MKGKVCIVCSKGTADMAFPPLMIATSAAAMDMEVHLYFTFWGMDIITKKKSSKLKLAPIGNPSLPMPNILGILPGMTAMVTKMIKSKMKKSKMPSIQELIKMAKDGGVIFHACSPTMKLMGTTKDDLIPEVDDVIGAATYVDLAKDATITLFI, encoded by the coding sequence GTGAAGGGTAAGGTTTGTATAGTATGCTCAAAAGGAACGGCAGACATGGCATTTCCACCTTTAATGATAGCTACATCAGCTGCAGCTATGGACATGGAGGTCCATCTTTATTTTACATTCTGGGGAATGGATATTATTACTAAGAAAAAGTCTAGCAAACTTAAATTGGCTCCAATTGGGAATCCCTCACTACCAATGCCCAACATACTCGGGATACTACCTGGAATGACCGCGATGGTTACAAAGATGATAAAGAGCAAGATGAAAAAGAGTAAAATGCCTTCGATCCAAGAATTGATTAAAATGGCCAAGGATGGAGGAGTCATTTTCCATGCTTGTTCTCCTACCATGAAGCTGATGGGCACAACAAAAGATGATCTAATCCCTGAAGTGGATGACGTGATAGGCGCAGCTACATATGTAGATCTTGCCAAGGATGCAACGATAACACTATTCATCTAA
- a CDS encoding 2'-5' RNA ligase family protein, with amino-acid sequence MINTYSLWLKPTGSIYQELAKIIENLSDKYSAPIFEPHVTLIGGLTDSENNIIKKTLRLVNLVKPIKIKLTRIGYLNEYYRCIFLIAEETKSLMNMNLKAREIFGHKQDTKFLPHLSLLYGNFNSKLKEEIIRSLSDKINIEFEAESICLISTRNGPKDWYKIKRFLLE; translated from the coding sequence ATGATAAACACCTATTCCTTATGGCTAAAGCCGACTGGTAGCATCTATCAAGAATTGGCAAAAATCATTGAAAATTTAAGTGATAAATATTCAGCACCTATCTTCGAACCTCATGTTACATTAATAGGAGGATTGACTGATTCTGAGAATAATATAATTAAGAAAACTTTGAGGCTTGTCAATTTAGTTAAACCAATTAAAATTAAGCTAACAAGAATTGGATACCTTAACGAGTATTATAGGTGTATATTCTTAATAGCTGAAGAAACCAAAAGTCTAATGAACATGAATTTAAAAGCAAGAGAAATATTTGGACACAAGCAGGATACAAAATTTCTGCCACACTTGAGCTTATTATATGGAAATTTTAATTCAAAATTAAAAGAGGAAATAATACGATCGTTAAGTGATAAAATCAATATAGAATTTGAAGCTGAGAGCATATGTTTAATTTCTACAAGAAATGGACCAAAAGATTGGTACAAAATAAAGAGATTTTTGTTGGAGTGA
- a CDS encoding transcriptional regulator — MRPPCEVVTKCVLPTVRSLVAKKLVKEHGLSQVTTAEKLGTTQAAISQYIYSKRGNKMADYFESLPTFHTFVNEVVEEIKNGEGSSMDVIPMFCKLCRSLDKEKIYELSK, encoded by the coding sequence TTGAGGCCCCCTTGCGAAGTTGTAACAAAATGTGTTTTACCAACTGTTAGATCCTTAGTCGCTAAGAAATTAGTTAAAGAACATGGTCTTTCACAGGTAACCACAGCAGAAAAACTAGGTACAACTCAAGCTGCTATAAGCCAATACATCTATTCTAAAAGGGGCAATAAGATGGCCGATTATTTTGAATCATTACCTACTTTTCATACTTTTGTCAATGAAGTCGTTGAGGAGATAAAGAATGGAGAAGGATCCTCAATGGACGTAATTCCCATGTTCTGTAAATTATGCAGGTCACTAGATAAAGAGAAGATATATGAGCTAAGTAAGTAA
- a CDS encoding 4Fe-4S dicluster domain-containing protein, whose amino-acid sequence MASKIEKKELSAFVNKLLDKYEVIGPKKKKTQYVFDIISSPDDLELDYPTTILPLKKFLIPQKENLITFNLNDNDVSEGPSLEKKQVLLGIHSCDLNSFPILDKVFTDENPCPRYTKRRENLILVALTCNEPNEYCFCESMGTGPSPDNGYDLLLTDLGEEYLIESGSEVGESLLSLMDKRNAEDADLERKESIIKSAESKFERQVNTKDLPEIFQKNLDHPIWMELGKKDLACAQCIHSCPTCYCYDVRDDINLNIDSSTRYREWDSCFLKEFAEVAMEGNYRKDRSSRVRQFIGHNLGWGGAEQYKIEKGFAKCVGCGRCIKACPVDIDITEVSATIRDDKQ is encoded by the coding sequence TTGGCTAGCAAAATTGAAAAAAAGGAATTATCAGCTTTTGTTAATAAACTCTTGGATAAGTATGAAGTAATCGGGCCAAAAAAGAAGAAAACGCAATATGTCTTTGACATTATATCTTCACCTGATGACCTCGAACTAGATTACCCAACTACTATTCTCCCTCTAAAGAAATTTCTGATTCCTCAAAAAGAGAATTTAATAACTTTTAATCTAAATGATAACGATGTCTCTGAAGGACCAAGTCTAGAAAAAAAGCAAGTACTCTTGGGCATACACTCTTGCGACCTTAATAGCTTTCCAATTTTAGATAAAGTGTTTACTGATGAGAATCCATGCCCAAGATATACAAAAAGAAGAGAGAATCTAATATTAGTGGCTTTGACATGTAACGAGCCAAATGAATATTGTTTTTGTGAATCCATGGGTACTGGACCATCGCCTGATAATGGCTATGACCTCTTGTTAACTGATTTAGGAGAAGAATATCTCATAGAGTCTGGAAGTGAGGTCGGGGAAAGTTTACTCTCTTTAATGGATAAAAGGAATGCGGAAGATGCTGATTTAGAAAGGAAGGAATCGATAATAAAATCTGCTGAGAGCAAATTTGAGAGGCAGGTAAATACCAAGGACCTTCCAGAAATTTTCCAGAAAAATCTTGATCATCCAATATGGATGGAATTAGGTAAAAAAGATCTTGCTTGCGCGCAGTGCATTCACTCTTGTCCTACTTGTTATTGTTATGATGTTAGGGACGACATCAATCTCAACATAGATAGTAGTACACGATATCGAGAGTGGGATAGTTGTTTTCTAAAGGAATTTGCAGAAGTTGCGATGGAAGGTAATTATCGAAAAGATAGATCCTCAAGAGTAAGGCAGTTTATAGGACATAATTTAGGATGGGGTGGTGCAGAACAATATAAAATTGAGAAAGGGTTTGCAAAATGTGTTGGTTGCGGTCGTTGTATTAAAGCTTGCCCAGTTGATATAGACATCACTGAAGTTTCTGCTACAATTAGAGATGATAAACAATGA
- a CDS encoding FAD/NAD(P)-binding protein, with protein sequence MIDPFQLTKAVIKDVKFETKDTYTYTIQYLDGEIPPEEEFKPGQFIEFSVFGVGEAPFSLSSLFQNKIFDTTIREVGDVTRFIHRCKIGDKVGIRGPYGRGWPVDEAKGKDVLLIAGGIGIAPLRPIIQEIAKNRGDYGRLEILYGARSPGERIFVDEFELWKHIPNTYLKSCVDCVPSGFSWSEKVGVVTILLEELLTQPKDSIVLTCGPEIMMHYVVKGLIDLKFSEDQVYISLERHMKCGVGQCGHCQIGPKYVCKDGPVFAYSEIKGLPDLIV encoded by the coding sequence ATGATTGATCCGTTCCAATTAACAAAAGCAGTTATTAAGGATGTTAAATTTGAAACAAAAGACACGTATACATACACAATTCAATACTTAGACGGAGAGATTCCTCCGGAAGAAGAGTTTAAGCCCGGACAATTCATCGAATTCTCTGTTTTTGGTGTTGGTGAGGCGCCTTTTTCCCTAAGCTCATTATTTCAAAACAAGATTTTTGATACCACTATAAGGGAAGTTGGTGATGTAACTCGATTTATTCATAGATGTAAAATTGGAGATAAAGTGGGAATTAGAGGCCCATATGGTAGAGGTTGGCCTGTTGATGAAGCAAAAGGTAAGGATGTGCTTCTAATTGCTGGCGGGATTGGAATTGCTCCTCTTAGACCGATTATCCAAGAGATTGCTAAAAATAGAGGCGATTATGGTAGACTTGAGATCTTATACGGAGCTAGATCCCCGGGCGAAAGAATATTTGTTGATGAGTTCGAATTATGGAAACATATACCTAATACATATCTAAAATCATGTGTTGATTGCGTCCCTAGTGGTTTTAGCTGGAGTGAAAAAGTAGGAGTTGTGACTATTCTTTTAGAAGAACTTCTAACCCAGCCGAAGGATTCAATTGTATTAACATGTGGACCCGAGATAATGATGCATTATGTTGTTAAGGGATTAATAGATCTGAAATTCTCTGAGGACCAAGTATACATTTCTCTTGAAAGGCATATGAAATGTGGGGTTGGTCAATGTGGCCATTGCCAAATAGGTCCTAAGTATGTCTGTAAAGACGGTCCAGTTTTCGCATATTCTGAAATTAAGGGTTTACCAGACTTGATTGTTTGA
- a CDS encoding oxidoreductase, whose amino-acid sequence MSEKLKVAVVKMTGCAGCQMEFLRLEDEFVDLLDKIDISYWYMARSNNVETKYDAVFIEGSISTPRELKEVKEFRNNSDTLVAFGDCSCSGCIPSILNWVPPKESSKVYDHFSAVHNNMPTFQKILPLSEYVEVDAEIRGCPPHKDMILEVVKSVLIKRKPFLRSHPVCVECKLKENVCLLTDENRPCMGPTTSGGCGAICPSLNRVCEGCYGPMSDSNAKSLANVFEEKCKIAEEDIVRKFRKYAGYTSALFEEADK is encoded by the coding sequence TTGAGTGAGAAATTAAAAGTTGCAGTAGTCAAGATGACTGGTTGCGCTGGTTGCCAGATGGAATTTCTTAGACTTGAAGATGAATTTGTAGATCTGCTCGATAAAATAGATATTTCATACTGGTATATGGCAAGGAGCAACAACGTAGAGACAAAATATGATGCAGTCTTTATCGAAGGATCGATTTCGACACCTAGAGAATTGAAGGAAGTTAAGGAATTCCGAAATAATTCTGATACTTTAGTTGCATTTGGAGATTGTTCATGTAGTGGTTGTATACCATCGATCTTGAACTGGGTACCACCTAAAGAGTCATCAAAAGTCTACGATCATTTTTCAGCAGTTCATAACAATATGCCAACATTTCAAAAGATATTGCCACTTAGCGAGTATGTAGAGGTGGATGCGGAAATCCGAGGGTGCCCTCCTCATAAAGACATGATATTAGAAGTTGTCAAAAGTGTATTGATAAAGCGCAAACCATTTCTCAGAAGCCACCCTGTATGTGTTGAATGCAAATTGAAAGAGAATGTATGTTTATTAACAGATGAGAACCGTCCTTGCATGGGACCAACTACTTCTGGAGGATGTGGTGCAATTTGTCCTTCATTAAATAGAGTCTGTGAGGGGTGTTATGGACCCATGAGTGATTCAAACGCCAAATCTTTAGCTAATGTATTTGAAGAGAAATGCAAGATTGCTGAAGAGGATATAGTAAGGAAGTTTAGAAAGTATGCGGGTTATACATCGGCATTATTTGAGGAGGCAGATAAGTGA
- a CDS encoding Ni/Fe hydrogenase subunit alpha, whose translation MASQQNIKVDYIARVEGQGRLQIEVAEGIVKDAKFGIFEPPRFFESFLVGRKYNEVHELTSRICGICQIPHQIVSLRAIENALGLEISEQTRELRRLLNFANHIQSHALNLYMLAAPDYLKYDSAISMAGEHLDLVKKALMLKKLGNDISEVVGGRAIHPVTALLGGFTQLPTKIQLEELKKRLQSALQDGLETIEIFAKLNIPEFERKFEQISLVRKDLYPINEGRLCSTEGLDIDESEYRDKIEEIDVGHSWAKHSFVTGRDSFLVGPLARFNLNFSTLGDKSKNAAEQIGFKPTVNQPFKNLVARAIELLNYMEYSINIIESVIPLKDEIVVQGDVKPKAGVGSAITEAPRGILYHSFELDEKGIVKKADIVTPTAHNAANVENDLKEYVPTLQDLGVEEATLKCEMLVRAYDPCISCSVHMIKLE comes from the coding sequence ATGGCAAGTCAACAAAATATTAAAGTAGATTACATAGCTCGTGTTGAAGGTCAAGGTAGACTTCAAATAGAGGTAGCTGAAGGGATCGTAAAAGATGCTAAATTCGGGATATTTGAGCCTCCAAGATTCTTTGAATCCTTCTTAGTTGGGAGAAAATATAACGAAGTACATGAATTAACTTCAAGAATTTGCGGCATTTGTCAAATTCCTCATCAAATTGTGTCATTGAGGGCAATTGAGAATGCGTTAGGATTGGAAATCAGCGAACAGACAAGAGAACTAAGGAGGTTATTAAATTTTGCAAACCATATACAAAGTCATGCACTAAATCTCTACATGTTGGCAGCTCCTGATTACCTAAAATACGATAGCGCGATCTCTATGGCTGGTGAACATCTTGATCTTGTAAAAAAAGCGTTAATGCTGAAGAAGCTTGGAAACGATATTTCAGAAGTTGTTGGAGGAAGAGCGATTCATCCTGTTACGGCCCTTTTAGGAGGTTTTACACAACTTCCAACGAAAATTCAACTTGAAGAATTGAAAAAAAGGTTACAGTCTGCTTTACAAGATGGTCTAGAGACTATAGAAATATTTGCCAAGCTTAATATTCCAGAATTCGAGAGAAAATTTGAACAAATTTCTTTGGTCCGGAAAGATTTATATCCAATAAACGAGGGTCGTTTATGCTCCACAGAAGGTCTTGATATAGATGAGAGCGAATATCGAGACAAAATTGAAGAGATAGATGTTGGTCATTCATGGGCTAAGCATTCTTTTGTAACTGGTAGAGATTCATTTCTAGTAGGACCATTAGCCAGATTCAATTTGAATTTTTCTACCCTAGGAGATAAATCAAAAAATGCGGCAGAGCAGATTGGTTTCAAGCCTACAGTAAATCAGCCCTTTAAGAACCTAGTAGCAAGAGCAATAGAGTTGTTGAATTATATGGAATATAGTATCAACATAATAGAATCCGTAATCCCCCTGAAAGATGAGATAGTAGTGCAAGGGGATGTAAAACCTAAGGCTGGCGTGGGAAGTGCTATTACAGAAGCGCCAAGAGGAATACTTTATCATAGCTTTGAATTGGATGAAAAAGGGATAGTAAAAAAAGCTGATATTGTAACACCTACAGCTCACAATGCGGCTAATGTTGAAAATGATCTTAAAGAGTATGTTCCAACGCTTCAAGATCTGGGTGTTGAAGAAGCTACAT